Genomic segment of Mucilaginibacter sabulilitoris:
AAGCGTAAGTAACGTTTAAAGTAAAAGGTACGCTTAGCGCTTTTGAAATAATGCAGTTTGCTTTGGCATCTTCGGCAATTGCTTTGAATTTAGCCTCGTCAACACCGTCAATAGCTGTTGCTTTTAGCTCAAGATGGATACCTTTAATTTCCAGAGCCTGCATATCCAGATCGAGGATAGCGTCGGTTGTTAAATCGCCGGGGGTAAAGCCTGCTTGTGACAGGGCAGCGCCAACAGCCATGGTAAAGCAACCTGCATGTGCGGCCGCTATCAACTCTTCCGGATTGGTACCAACACCATCGGCAAAGCGGGTTTTAAATGAATACTGTGTTTTGTTTAATACGGTGCTCTGGGTAGTAATTTCTCCCTGACCTGCTTGTAATGTGCCATTCCAATGGGCGTTTGCTGTACGTTTCATAAGTTGGGTTTTTGTATTTAGTTTATAGTTTATTGTTGATAGTAGTATAAATGCGATTGATGGCTATGAACCCTGAACTATCAGCCATTAACCAATTACCATTTTGCCCGCTCATACTGAACAGGCCATTTTATTTCCTGATCAAGCGTATGAGCAGCACGAAGTGCAAAATGAGGGTCGCGCAACATTTCACGAGCCAAAAACACCAGGTCAGCTTCACCTTCCTGTATAATTTCATTAGCTTGCGATGGTGTCGTGATTAAGCCTACCGCACCTGTAAGTATACCACTTTCTTTTTTTATTTTCTCTGCAAATTCAACTTGATAACCTGGTTTTAACGGTATTTTAGCATTGGCTACATTTCCGCCGCTGGAGCAGTCAATCAAATCAACACCTTTACCCTTTAATATGTTTGCCAGGGCCACAGAATCATCGGCAGTCCACCCGCCCTCAGTCCACTCGGTTGCCGAAATACGTACAAACAGCGGATTTTCTCCAGGCCAAACTTCCTTAACGGCTGCAACAACTTCGAGCATTAAACGTATGCGGTTTTCAAACGAACCGCCGTATTCATCTGTACGTTTATTACTAATAGGTGAAAGAAACTGGTGAAGCAAATAACCATGAGCGCCATGTAATTCTATTACCTTAAAGCCCGCAGCAATAGCCCTGCGCGTTGCGGCTTTAAAATCGGCTTTTATTTTTTCAATACCGGCTTTATCAAGCTCAAGCGGAGTTTCTTCACTGTCAATAAAGGGTATGGTGCTCGGGGCTACGGCTTTCCAGCTGTTTGTTTGGTTTGATGGTATTTGCTTACCGCCCAGCCATGGTTGTACATGGCTGGCTTTTCGCCCTGCGTGTGCCAGTTGTATCCCGGCTACAGCTCCCTGCGCGTGTATAAAACCGGTTATCTGTTTTAATTTTTCAATATGCTCATCCCGGTAAATACCCAGGTCGGCAAAAGTTATCCGGCCCTCAGCCGATACCGCAGCAGCTTCGGTAATGATTAAACCCGCTCCGCCAACGGCTTTACTGCCCAAATGTACCAGGTGCCAGTCGTTGGCAAAGCCATCTTCGCTGGAGTACTCGCACATGGGCGATACCACTATGCGGTTTTTTAATTCGATGTTCTTTATTTTTAAAGGCGAAAATAGTTGTGCCATATTTTATTTTTTTGTAAATATGGTGAGTAACGCCATTAACTGCTTCATGGTTTTGTAAAATACTTAGGAGCTTAAAGCTGAAGGCTAAAAGTATAAAGCTTTTCATTTACTTCTGGCTTTTAGCTTTCAGTCTTTTGCTTCCGGCCATTAATGTACCCTTCCGCGTTCTTCCTCATTCCCCGTATCGCGTTTTTGAGCGTTGGTCTCACCGCCAAAACGATAACTTACCCCCAGCAGCACAAACCGGTTGAGCTGAAAATTGGTGAATTTATTTCTAATACCATTAATAGTTGTAGTTACTGCCGAGGCGCTACTCCTGAAGGCATCATTAAGGTTGAGGCTGATGTTTAGTTTCTTTTTCATGGCCAGCGCGGTAAAGCCTACATCCAGCTTATAATAAGGATCTGAGCGGCCAATATGATCAACCTCCGGAAACTGGTACCAGAAGTTTATGGCCATGGCAAAAGTTTTGTCGGTATTAAAATATGCAGTGTTGTTGGTTGCCAGGTAGGCGCCATACCCGCTTACGCTTTTGATATAACCAAGGCTGGAATGCGCATCGGTGTGATAAAAGGTGGCCTGGTTATTATTATCAAGCCAGGAGAAGGGGTGCAACGACAAGTTTTCGGAAATGCCAATCCTATAGGTTTTAATAAAATTAAGCGGAATGGTAAAAACCAGGTTGGTATCGGCACTGGCTACGGTTACGTTATTAAAACCGTTGTCGGTAACGTTTAAAAACATACCGGAGGTAAGCATATTTTTATAGGTATGTGAAATCTCCAGATTGCTGTTGTATTCGGGTTGCAGGAAAGGATTACCCTCGCCATAGCTGTAAGCAGTGAACAACGATTTAAATGGGTTCAGGTTCCAGAACGACGGGCGGTTTATCCTGCGGCCAAAGCTCAACGAAAAACTGTTGGCAGTATCTGCCTGGTAAGCAATTTGTACCGATGGGAAAAGCCTCAGGTACTTATTGGTGTTGGTTTGGTTAAGCGTGTACGACGTGCCCTTAGTTTCGGTATATTCGGCGCGTAAACCCGCCTGGTATTTCCACTTATCTTTTTCCTTGCTCAGGTTTACGTACAAAGACTGCGTATTTTCAATATACCTGAACTCATTGCTCAGATTGGTATTGTAAGTTAGTTTATCGTTTTCATCTTTGTCATAATAATAAGCGTTGCTGTAATTATTAATAAAACTAAGCTTGCCGCCGAAGGTCACTTTTGCAAATGCGGTAGGTATTTCTGCGTCGGCTTTAAAGGTATATACGTTAATTAATTGCTTGTTGGTATCAAAATAACGGGTATTGTTTGCAGGGATAACCTCACCGGACGGCAGATAACTGTTACTTTCAAAATCCGACCGGTCATTACGATTATAGTTAAAATAATCGGCATTAAGTATCAGCTTTTTGCCTGTAGTATCAAAATTGATAATGGCATGGGCATTACCAGAATTGCTGAGGGCTATGGGATGGTAAGTGGCATAAGTTCTTAACGTTGAGTCGAGGCCGCCGCTGTTGTTATAGATTGGATTATTCACATGGTCTGATCCATCGTACACGCTTTTGCCGCCCAGGTAAGATATGCCTATGGTGATTTTGGGGCTTACCTTGTAATCAACGCCTGCAATAATATTAAAGTTATGTCCACGGTAATTACCGGTATCTGTTTGCAGCCAGCTTTGATTGGGGTAAAAAACATCGGTTTCAAAGCCTTCCAGTTCGTGGTCATGATCCATACTGAGGTTGGCGTAAGCCGACCATTTATTGGCATTATAATTCAAATTCGCACTTCCGGCGGCAAGCCAATAATTGCTGGTTCCAAAAACATTGGCAGGGCTGTGCAGCGATTGCCTGTCGCTCAGCTGCACATTGCCCGAAAAGCCTTGTTTAGTACTGTGTTTAGTAGTGATGTTGATGAGTCCTGCATTTCCATCGGCATCATAATTGGTAGATGGATTTTTGATCAGCTCAATCTTCGAGATTTGATTGGCCGACATGGATTTTAAATAGCGTACCAGATCGACCCCCGCCAATTGAACGATGCGGTCATTAACCATTACCTTCACTGCGCCCTTGCCAACTACCCCGATTTCGTCGCCATTAACCTTAATGCCCGGAACTTTACTTATAGCTGTAAGCGCATCGGTTCCAGTAGCGGTTACGCTGGTTGATACGTTAAAAACCAACTTTTCCTGATTGTTCTCAATGGTTGCCTTATTGGCTGTAACCACCACTTCGCCAAGTTGGGTGTTGGAGGTTTGCAGCGTTATGTTAATCGTGGTGTCGGTATTAAGCGAAAAGGCCGACTGGAATTTTTCATAACCGGTAAACGCTATGGTAAGCTGGTATTGTCCTGCAGGCAGGTCTTTAAAAGTAAAATTCCCTGCATCATCGGTTTGTAACGACTGATTTTTTTGGTCGCTTGTATTAAGCAAACTTACCCCGGCGTAGCCCAGAGGGTGTTTTGATGCATCAGTTACCGTTCCGGTAAGTTTTATTTGAGCCGACAGGCTGCTGTATAAAAAAGTAAAGAGCAGAAGTGTAAATGCTAATCTCAAATTTGGGCAGGTTTTAAAATTTGTTAATTATAAGCAAACAAACGGGAAATGAGAAATGTGATGCGAACTCACCCCATCTGCGCTTCGCCAGGCGACCTTCCCTTCGGCTCCGCCGTAAAGAGGGTAGCTTCTTCCAACCCTCTCCAAAGGAGAGGGCTTTAAAAGACTTAGAAGGGCTTGCTATTCCAAAACAATACTTAAATTACAACTGTTAAGGCTGCTTTATGAATTAACAAATTAACCGATCTTAATTTGACTACATATACAACCCTTATTATCCTCAGCGGACTGGTTATATTTTCATACCTGTTTGATTTACTGGCAGGTAAGACCAAAATCCCTTCGGTTATTTTATTGCTGTTGCTGGGTATCGTCCTCAAGCAAATTGTAGATTATTTTGCTATTCCTATGTTTAATTTTTCGATGATACTGCCGGCATTGGGTACGCTTGGTTTGATATTAATTGTATTTGAGGGGGCATTGGAGCTGCGTTATAACAGTCAGAAAAATACTATTATCAAAAAGGCATTCTTTTCGGCATTAAGCATTATGCTGCTGAGTGCGGTAGCCATTACCGGCATTATATACTACCTCACCGGCGAAAGTATTTATAAGTGTTTTGTGAACGCCATACCATATTGCGTGGTAAGCTCTTCCATAGCTATCCCATCGGCATCTAATCTGGTTAAGAGTAAAAGAGAGTTCATTATCTATGAATCATCTTTCTCTGATATACTTACTGTGGTGCTGTTTAATTTTTTAGTTCGAAATCCTAAAATTGATGTGATCTCATTTGCTAAGCTGGGAGCCGAACTTGGCGGAATTATCATAGTGGCTATTTTATCGTGCCTGTTGCTGCTTTATATAATAGGGCGTTTAAAGCATCATATCAAATCGTTTTTGATCATATCATTGCTCATTCTGGTTTATTCTATCGGTCAGTCGTACCATCTCTCGGCTTTAATTATAGTGCTGGCGCTGGGACTGTTCCTGAACAACGCCAGTCAGATCCATTTCGGCTGGTTCAGGAAACTGTTTATTTATCCAGCCTTTCAACACGATATTAAACAATTGTACCAGCTTTCGGCCGAAAGCGCTTTTCTGATGCGCACCTTCTTTTTTATTGTTTTTGGATACACCATGAACATACATGAGCTTAACGATATCCCCGTTTTATTAACCGCAGGGGCCGTTTTGTTGTCTATTTACCTGGTAAGGTTTTTGTATATTAAACTGGTATCAAAAACCGACCTGATGCCCGAACTGGTAATTGTTCCGCGCGGATTGATCAATGTATTATTGTATTATAACCTGCCCGAAAATTTAAAAATACCGCAGGTGGGGGCGAGCCTGTTGTTTGTAATAGTATTGGGTACCAGTATTATTTTGAGCCTGGGTTTGCTGGTCACTAAACGGCATCCGGCAGGTAATAACCAGGAATTTCACGATGTTTGATAAAAATGATCAGCAGCAATGACCACTATTACAACCCGCCTGACAACCTTTAATGATATACCGGTATTACAGCAATTGATAGCTGCGTCGGTGCGCAGCTTAAGCATTGGCTATAATACACCCAACCAGATAGAAAGCGCCATAAAATACATTTTCGGTATTGATACGCAACTTATTATTGATGGCACTTATTATGTGGCTCAACTTGGTGAAACCATAGTAGGTTGCGGCGGATGGAGCAAACGCAATACCCTGTACGGCGGCGACCAGCATAAAGATGTGGAAGACCCTTTACTTGATCCTGAACATGATGCCGCGAGGATACGGGCATTTTTTGTACATCCGGATTATTCAAGGCGAGGGATAGGCCGGCTGATGATGGCGGTGTGCGAAAACGCGGCACAAAGCAACGGTTTTAAAAGCTTTCAGTTGGGCGCCACGCTGCCTGGTGTGCCGCTTTATGAAGCGATGGGTTACCGCCCGATAGAAAATATAAACCAGCCGATGCCCAACGGTGAAGTATTACCTATTGTTAAAATGCATAAGGCTTTATAGAAGACTTCTAAAACTCGCAGGCGGGAACGTGAGTCTATTAACCGATGTACAAAACTCTCTGTAATTCCGTTATAGTATAACCATATCACAACTTGCCACCATGCTTAAAAAAACACTTCTGCTTGTATTTATATTGATAACCTGCAAAATAGCCATTGCCCAAACCGCAGATGAAGTATATGATAAATTCACTGATTTTAATTTAGCCCTGTTGCAAAATGAGCATGATAAAGCGCTTGACTTGGGCGAACAAATATTACCCGACACAGCTAAATTATTGCCAAAGGTACGCACCAGTTTCTACAATGGTTTGGCGAAGTTGTATGAGGACGATAGTCAGAGCTTAAAGGCTATCGCATATTATAACCGCGTGGTTGCCGCTGAGCCTGATTATTACGTGGCCCATCGGGCCCTGGGATATTTATATATTAAAGACATCTCTGGTAAGCCTGCCAATGAGATAGTTGTAGATGCGGCCTATATCAGTAAGATTAGAAAAGCCTTGCCTCATTTAGAAAAAGCGCAGGCCTGCGATCCGGATGATCAGACGCTTAACCTCATCAAAATACTTCACCGTAACATAAAAGATCAGCGCGGCATTGATACCCTGCCTGCAAGGCTCAACCAGTTAAAGAAAAACTGTGTGGATGTTTTGAGTAATCAGTAAATGTCAGATTATTTCTGCCTGAAACTATCGCCAATAAACTCAAGGGCGTCGGTAATGCCAGTGCGCCAATAGGTCCAGGTGTGGGCGCCATCGCGTATCCGGAACTCATGAGGCACCTTTTTTTCGGTAAGGGCAATATGCAGCAGGGAATTGCCCTTGCTCAGGGCATCGTCATCGCCGCAATCAATCCAGTAGCATACATCATTAAGCTCATCGGTGCTTTTACTCTGCACCAAACCCAATATCGAGTAGCTTTGCCAGGTGGCATTTAAACGTTCTTTCCCTTTAAGATTTGGTCCAAATACCTTGCTGTATACTTCATCCCAGCGCACATCAGGTATTGCCATAAAATCATCATCAGTACGTACGCCAGCACTCAGTGCTGCCGCGGCCGAGAACATTTCGGGGTGTTTTAAACTATAAACCAGCGTACCAAAACCACCCATGGATAAGCCCGCTACAGCACGATATTGCTTGCTCGTTTTTATGCGGTAATCGCGCTCAATATCTGGTATAAACTCCTTAAAAAAGAAATCCTCATAATTTTGCTTGCCATCGTAGGAGTTAATGTAAAAGGTTGTTTGCGCATCGGGCATAACAATGATCATCGGCGGGATTCTTCCTTCGGCAATAGCCTTATCGGCATAACGGTTAACCTCACCAAACTGGAGCCAGCCGGTGTGGTCATCGCCATAACCATGCAGCAGGTAAACTACCGGGTAATTACGGTTTGATGTTTCATAATCAGCAGGCAGGTAAATGGTGTATTTAACATTGTGCTTTAAAATGTCGCTTTTTATATTTTGCTCTTCTATCACTTTACCAGCAGGCTGTGCAAAGGCTATGCCAGCCGAAAGAAAAAAGCAAAGCAGTATCAGTTTTTTAAGAATATTCATAGGTTGCCGTTATTTGAAATTATTTTTGCCTGAAACTATCTCCAATAAACTGTAGGGCATTGGTAATGCCAGTGCGCCAGTAGGTCCAGTTGTGGGCGCCATCGCGTACCCTGAACTCGTGAGCTACTTTTTTCTCCATCAGGGCAATGTGCAACAAAGAATTGCCTCTGCTCAGACCATCATCATCACCACAATCAATCCAGTAGCGCACGCTGCTCAATTGCTCGGTGGTTTTACCTTGTACCAGGCCAAGAACAGAATTATCCTGCCAAGCTTTGGTCAATCTGTCTTTACCCTTAAGCTCGCGGCCATATAACTGGCCGAATATCTTTTCCCAGTTGGCATCGGGCATATCAGTTATTTGTTCATCAGATAATACAGCTGCGCTCAATGCGGCCCCTGCTGCAAATAGTTGCGGGTATTTGAGGGCATATATTAAAGTGCCATAGCCACCCATAGATAAGCCTGCCACGCCCCGGTATTTTTTCTCGGTTTTTATGCGGTAAGCCTTTTCAATGTCGGGCATAAATTCTTTGATGAAAAAGTCTTCATATTTCTCTTTTCCGTCATAAGAGTTGATATACCAGCTCGAATCGGCATTGGGCATTACGATAACCATAGGCGGGATTGTGCCCTCGGCAATAGCTTTGTCGGCATAGCGGTTTATTTCGCCAAATTGAAGCCAGCCAGTATTATCATCAGTATATCCATGCAGCAGGTACACCACAGGGTAGCTACGGTTTGCCGTTTCATAATCGGCAGGCAGGTATATGGTGTACTTTACGTTTCGCTTTAAAATGCGGCTTTTAACGGTTTGTTCTTCTATTACCTTGCCTTGTCGCTGGGCAAATGCAGAGCTAACGGACAGTATGAAACAAAAAAGCAGAAGTTTCTGAGTGATTTTCATAGGTTTTCAACTGGCTGGTATCAGGTACCAATATATAAAAACATTTTCCTCATTAAAGAATTTTATAGCTTTCGCGTCCTTAATTGGAATATACGAATTATTAACAGGCGGTCACTAAAAATTAAGGGCCTTACTTTGTTCCGGATATATGAGGTTTAATTGTAGTTTGTTGGCAGCCTTAAGCTGCGCCTTAATTTTGGTAATGCTGCTTACAGGCGGCTTAAGGTGAGTAACCACAATATTTAATCCCTTCAATTCATCAGGGCTGGTGAGCGCGGCCAATTTGTCCATTTCGGCCATAAGCCAGTGAGGTGTTAAATGACCAAAAAGCGTTTTGTCGGGTTGCTCATTAGGGAACGATACTTCAATTAAAATGGCCTTTAGTTTTTTACTTTTTACCAAAGGCGCAATGGCCTGCCAAAGATTTTGCAGGTTATTGCTTTTTTCAATAGCATCTGGCCCGGTATCACCTAAGTACAAAATGTAATTATTATTACTGTTTACTAAATAAGCGGTACTGATAAGGTTAGAGTGACTAAGCGGAAATGCCCATACTTTAAGATCAGTGTTTTCAATAGTAGTTTCGGTGCCGGGTACAAGTACCTGGTAGTGGTATTTTTTTAAGGCAGGAGTTTCGCCCTGATCTGCGAAGTTTGCCCAGCTTTC
This window contains:
- the namA gene encoding NADPH dehydrogenase NamA, which translates into the protein MAQLFSPLKIKNIELKNRIVVSPMCEYSSEDGFANDWHLVHLGSKAVGGAGLIITEAAAVSAEGRITFADLGIYRDEHIEKLKQITGFIHAQGAVAGIQLAHAGRKASHVQPWLGGKQIPSNQTNSWKAVAPSTIPFIDSEETPLELDKAGIEKIKADFKAATRRAIAAGFKVIELHGAHGYLLHQFLSPISNKRTDEYGGSFENRIRLMLEVVAAVKEVWPGENPLFVRISATEWTEGGWTADDSVALANILKGKGVDLIDCSSGGNVANAKIPLKPGYQVEFAEKIKKESGILTGAVGLITTPSQANEIIQEGEADLVFLAREMLRDPHFALRAAHTLDQEIKWPVQYERAKW
- a CDS encoding OsmC family protein, translated to MKRTANAHWNGTLQAGQGEITTQSTVLNKTQYSFKTRFADGVGTNPEELIAAAHAGCFTMAVGAALSQAGFTPGDLTTDAILDLDMQALEIKGIHLELKATAIDGVDEAKFKAIAEDAKANCIISKALSVPFTLNVTYA
- a CDS encoding cation:proton antiporter domain-containing protein, with protein sequence MTTYTTLIILSGLVIFSYLFDLLAGKTKIPSVILLLLLGIVLKQIVDYFAIPMFNFSMILPALGTLGLILIVFEGALELRYNSQKNTIIKKAFFSALSIMLLSAVAITGIIYYLTGESIYKCFVNAIPYCVVSSSIAIPSASNLVKSKREFIIYESSFSDILTVVLFNFLVRNPKIDVISFAKLGAELGGIIIVAILSCLLLLYIIGRLKHHIKSFLIISLLILVYSIGQSYHLSALIIVLALGLFLNNASQIHFGWFRKLFIYPAFQHDIKQLYQLSAESAFLMRTFFFIVFGYTMNIHELNDIPVLLTAGAVLLSIYLVRFLYIKLVSKTDLMPELVIVPRGLINVLLYYNLPENLKIPQVGASLLFVIVLGTSIILSLGLLVTKRHPAGNNQEFHDV
- a CDS encoding alpha/beta hydrolase produces the protein MKITQKLLLFCFILSVSSAFAQRQGKVIEEQTVKSRILKRNVKYTIYLPADYETANRSYPVVYLLHGYTDDNTGWLQFGEINRYADKAIAEGTIPPMVIVMPNADSSWYINSYDGKEKYEDFFIKEFMPDIEKAYRIKTEKKYRGVAGLSMGGYGTLIYALKYPQLFAAGAALSAAVLSDEQITDMPDANWEKIFGQLYGRELKGKDRLTKAWQDNSVLGLVQGKTTEQLSSVRYWIDCGDDDGLSRGNSLLHIALMEKKVAHEFRVRDGAHNWTYWRTGITNALQFIGDSFRQK
- a CDS encoding alpha/beta hydrolase yields the protein MNILKKLILLCFFLSAGIAFAQPAGKVIEEQNIKSDILKHNVKYTIYLPADYETSNRNYPVVYLLHGYGDDHTGWLQFGEVNRYADKAIAEGRIPPMIIVMPDAQTTFYINSYDGKQNYEDFFFKEFIPDIERDYRIKTSKQYRAVAGLSMGGFGTLVYSLKHPEMFSAAAALSAGVRTDDDFMAIPDVRWDEVYSKVFGPNLKGKERLNATWQSYSILGLVQSKSTDELNDVCYWIDCGDDDALSKGNSLLHIALTEKKVPHEFRIRDGAHTWTYWRTGITDALEFIGDSFRQK
- a CDS encoding GNAT family N-acetyltransferase, which produces MTTITTRLTTFNDIPVLQQLIAASVRSLSIGYNTPNQIESAIKYIFGIDTQLIIDGTYYVAQLGETIVGCGGWSKRNTLYGGDQHKDVEDPLLDPEHDAARIRAFFVHPDYSRRGIGRLMMAVCENAAQSNGFKSFQLGATLPGVPLYEAMGYRPIENINQPMPNGEVLPIVKMHKAL
- a CDS encoding 3',5'-cyclic-nucleotide phosphodiesterase; protein product: MYRKQTVLVILNILLPLLMLAQSKNNPAFRLVPLGVLGGIDESNLSAYMLAPTGSNNYICLDAGTLHYGIQKAAVNKVFTVPGDKVLNQYIKGYFISHAHLDHIAGLIINSPEDSTKNIYGLQSTIETIKTHYFTWESWANFADQGETPALKKYHYQVLVPGTETTIENTDLKVWAFPLSHSNLISTAYLVNSNNNYILYLGDTGPDAIEKSNNLQNLWQAIAPLVKSKKLKAILIEVSFPNEQPDKTLFGHLTPHWLMAEMDKLAALTSPDELKGLNIVVTHLKPPVSSITKIKAQLKAANKLQLNLIYPEQSKALNF
- a CDS encoding outer membrane beta-barrel protein; translated protein: MRLAFTLLLFTFLYSSLSAQIKLTGTVTDASKHPLGYAGVSLLNTSDQKNQSLQTDDAGNFTFKDLPAGQYQLTIAFTGYEKFQSAFSLNTDTTINITLQTSNTQLGEVVVTANKATIENNQEKLVFNVSTSVTATGTDALTAISKVPGIKVNGDEIGVVGKGAVKVMVNDRIVQLAGVDLVRYLKSMSANQISKIELIKNPSTNYDADGNAGLINITTKHSTKQGFSGNVQLSDRQSLHSPANVFGTSNYWLAAGSANLNYNANKWSAYANLSMDHDHELEGFETDVFYPNQSWLQTDTGNYRGHNFNIIAGVDYKVSPKITIGISYLGGKSVYDGSDHVNNPIYNNSGGLDSTLRTYATYHPIALSNSGNAHAIINFDTTGKKLILNADYFNYNRNDRSDFESNSYLPSGEVIPANNTRYFDTNKQLINVYTFKADAEIPTAFAKVTFGGKLSFINNYSNAYYYDKDENDKLTYNTNLSNEFRYIENTQSLYVNLSKEKDKWKYQAGLRAEYTETKGTSYTLNQTNTNKYLRLFPSVQIAYQADTANSFSLSFGRRINRPSFWNLNPFKSLFTAYSYGEGNPFLQPEYNSNLEISHTYKNMLTSGMFLNVTDNGFNNVTVASADTNLVFTIPLNFIKTYRIGISENLSLHPFSWLDNNNQATFYHTDAHSSLGYIKSVSGYGAYLATNNTAYFNTDKTFAMAINFWYQFPEVDHIGRSDPYYKLDVGFTALAMKKKLNISLNLNDAFRSSASAVTTTINGIRNKFTNFQLNRFVLLGVSYRFGGETNAQKRDTGNEEERGRVH